In Lolium rigidum isolate FL_2022 chromosome 7, APGP_CSIRO_Lrig_0.1, whole genome shotgun sequence, the DNA window TGACGAACTAAAGTTTTGGAGAAGACTTCCAATAAATTAGAGGGATATAGGAAAATTAGTATACACAAAATCACTAACATAGTTGTACGTGTTACCACTTTGTATCTTTTGGTTAAATATAAATTTCCAAAACAGAAAGAATTAGAGAAGGCATTCATACATAGAtctgcagaagccggggtatacccccatttcgaaaaaaatacatAGATATGCAGAAGAATTATTGTATTGTATTTGCGAATAGTTCTGATTTAGCAAGCCGAATTCCGCTACCTCGTGTAGGAAGGCCTTGGCTCCATCGGCGGTGGCGGTACATAACACATGTCGCACGCCTTGCTATGGGACTTATTCGATGAACTCTGTGAGAAGAAGGTCAGGGTGAGGCTATCATAACCACATGGCGTCGCAGGGATGGAAGAATCGAGGCTTCACACCACTAGCGACGCTCTAGGTGGATGCAAGACTATAGTGGCATTGCGCCTGATCTCACTAACAACGATTATGGACTGCGGTGCACCAACATCTACACGCAGACCGTCCGCCGGCCGCAGGAAGTTTTTATTCCAGTCCACATGTATAATGGCCTGCGCATGAGGAGGCTCTCGGCGCCAACGGAGGTGGCAGATGCTCATAGGCAAGGGTCTTTGTTGACATGAGACACTACGACATCACATCACGGTCGTCTAGATCCTAAGGCACTTTCTCTGAAGGAAGTCAAGGCTGCATATGTTCTATAGGGGTATTGTATGTCAAGCAACCTCATTCAACCGATCATGTCAGGGAAGCGGCGCCTAGCCgattcgtgctcgatatcagtggcCCTCTGACGACGAATGCGGTGGTATAAAGTGGGAAGAAGTCCTCGACAACAAAAGTTGTGTCATGAAGATAGTCATTCGAGTACCACTTCATGTCTGGGGTGGAAACTGTATTTTTTACCTTCATTATTAACCTCAATGGCAATGGACTTGAATCTTTTCTTGAATACATCTTCTCTTTAGACAAATCCAAAGGTCCATGTGTCTTATTTGGTGGTCTCGAGTCAAGCATGATGGAAATCATTCTTCTGGTTGTTTTAGCCGGACGTGGCGAAGAAGGCGTGAGGACGTGTTTTCCTTCTTGAACACATTGTTGTGGAAGAAGATAATTAGTTGTAGGTATATAATATTATCTTATAATGGTTATTTTGTAGTTGTCTATGTTATGCAATCAACTTATATATAAAAACAATTGTGTGCATTACTTTGATTTTGAAGCCCACGGTTTCAATTATCTTTTTGGAAAAATATTTAATTATAATTAAATCCACCCTGAAAGTATATACTCCCACCAATAACGTGATGGTGTCACTTTTGATGGTCACTCTTAGCGATAAATTAACATGAGCCATTTTAAAAGCTATACAAGGACAAGTGTTAGATCCAGAATTGGCATACCGTTGTGGCATACATATAAATATAATATCGGGATACTATACTTGGTACACTGTAACTttaaaataaagaatcaactaagTAATCTACAAATGCACCGTCCACAATCTTATACAAGCAGATTGCATTTTCTCATAGATTTTTGTTTGGTCTATTACTATAATTAAGCCCAGACATGGCTGCACGATCTGTCCTTATTCTCATAAAGTTACATGATTGGTAGCTGATTATATTAGAATTACGTAAACAATGAACTAGTACAACTTGACAGAGTACATAAACTATTGTTCTTTCCTATAGATGGCCTATGTTTTCTTTCCTATATAAAGTTACGCATTCCATGTTCTCGTAGTTGAAAACTGTGTCACGCGTGTGGTTGAATAGATTTAcctccaaaagatcaaggtgaaaCAATAAAAAAAGGGTGCAACTTTGGGAAAACCGGTGTGAGTTTACTCATGTTAATTGGTCTCATGAAAAGATGGTAAAAAGTAAGCCTAGTGTCCAAAGTTTAGCTCATCACACGTAGTGAAAGTACAACATGCAGGTTAACGGTATACGAATTGATAAGATATAGATCGAGCATATAAAAGTAAGTTCGGAGTTAGGATGATGCGAGTCATCCATTTGACTTGACATACTATATTGTATGTAAACTACATACAATCAAATCTTAAATAGCCTTGTCTAAAGTATAACCTGAAAGGACACCAAGGAATTAAAAAATGCATCAATCAATTAGTAAAACCTAATCTAATGTTGGAGGGTACTGCATCTCATATTTATACAAGTCGGTCGCACACATGCATTACTTAATCGTGTATATCTTGGGTCTTGGGCATATAAATGGGTATGGCTCTAGCTCAATTAGCTAAAGAAAAGTAAGTGTTCCCCGGCTTAATCATTAGTAGGTTAATCCTATTTTTAAACTAGATAACCACCGCAGCTAACactaagggcatgtacagtgGTATCTAGTCAGCAGTCTGGTATCTAGTCAGCAGTCTGCAAGAGGTGCCAACTAAGATTTTTTGTGAGGTGGAGGTAAAGTCACAAGGAGAGAGAAGAACGCAGTCTGTAAGATTACAGACGGTCGGGAACCCAAAAAATTCGGTAGCTAACGacggcttgcacccattgtatcaAGGCTGTCTGCATCTCCCGTCAGTTTTTGCTCTAATCCACGATCGCTATTCAAATTATCTTGGATGCAGTAACTGCACGTACAGACGACTAGTATAGACACCCCACTGTACCCACTGTCTTTTAAACTGGCTAGAGATGACGTGGAGTGTTAGTGCAGACAGCTGCTGTCTAAACTACTGTACATGCCCTAAGCATAGTTATGGTGCTGTCGTGATCATCACCAAATTAATACTACGAGATAGGTAAAAAGTGTATACTAAAAAAGTAGAAGATCAatgctactccctctgttcttgtATACAAGATCACTATCTTATTTTCCAGATATCAAGTAAACAAAATCTACTAATAAATAGCACGATTGGCTATGTGAAAATTTTCTTGGGTTCCAAGCTAATTAAACATGTTTCGTGTGGTGTCTCCATCTCTATTGCTGCATATGCAACCTTCACATGAATGTGCACCATTGTACGATAGAGAAATCTAATCAATTCTTCTCAGAAAAATATAGTGGCATTGTATAGATGTATTTTTTGTGATGCCCTTGTGTTTAAGAACAGAGGGGGTATTTTAAATCACGGATTCAGGACACACCTTGCATAACCCCACGAAAGAAAGAACACACCTTGCATCGAGATTATGCTATTTATCAATTGTCCATCTGATTAACACTAGCGGGGGAGTTTTAACGGCCAACTATGAACAAGCCTTGTATTGTAGAAATAGTGCTTGAACACAAAATCTAACTAGGGGATTAAAAATATGAGATACTGAAAAAAAAGGCTTTGTGGTAAGGTTTTGAAATTAAGATGAGCCGAGAAAACAAGGATATGCATTGTGACCTGCCCAATATCTATTCATATAACTCTTGTTACCTTCATGTTCCGATCCATTCTAAAATGGTAACCTATACAAAGACTTTACGGGAGCCGACCTGCGAAAACATGTGCACACTTAGCAAGGGCCAGATCTAACAATGGAGCAAACGATCCAAGCGCGCTGGAGCGGGACCCACGGGGGCACGGTATGAACAACCTCTACCCGAAACCGTATCAATCTTGGATTAGTGGTCATTAACCTTAGGTTTCAACACTTAACCAGGGTTAAGTAGCATAAAGCTTCCAATGGACACGCTAAGCCATCACTGTCGCCATGCATCACATTTCTGTATCATAGTTCACCCCGCACCCTCCTCCGAAAGTCTCCTCTCTGTCACCAGCACATAGAACACAGCATGAAACTGCCGCATGGGCCTCACTCATACACCGAACCCCACATGTCAGCGTGATAGCCCTATTTCTTGTGCACAGCTGTAAGGATGCACAAGAATTTGTTCTcctatctctctctcctccctcattaTTTTATGTACATGTTGCACCTCCCTGGTTGGAAGAACCTCCTCTCAAACCCTCTCCTCCCTTTCTCCTCTTCCCCTTCTCCTGTGCCTCTTCATAGCTTGCCTGCCTTTCTCTCTTCTTCCCCTCCCAGCCATCCCCATATCACACAGTCCCGCTCTCTGTTGGTGCTCTCTTCTCtcatctcctctcctctcctccatgcAAGCACTATCTTCCTCCTTTTTTTAGTTTCTTCCCCTGTTTGCTTCTTTGTGGATCCAGGTTTTTAAAAAACAAGCAGGAGCATAAACAAGTGCAAAGCTTTAAAAATCATTGCTTCCTTTTCCAAGGCTTCCTTTTAAACCTAAAAACAAGACACCACTCTGTTTCAATCTCGATTTTTTCCTGTATTTTTTCCCTGCTTTTTCGGAGTTCTGAATTTTCTGCTGCCTAGCTAGAGTACATCAGTACATGAGCTAGCGGAGAAGCATGGCAGGACTCGACCTCGGCACCGCCGCGACGCGCTACGTGCACCAGTTCCACCACCTCCACCCCGACCTCCAgctgcagcaacagcagcagcagaacAGCTACGTCAACgccaagcagcagcagcacgatCCCGCCGACGACAACGACAACAACGGCAACTACGGCGGCAACGGTAACTACGGCGGCGGTGGAGAAAACAACGACGGCGGCTCATCGTCCTCCGgccccgccggcgatggaggcggcggcggcggccacggtgACGTGGTGGCTCGCCGTCCACGCGGCCGCCCGCCTGGTTCAAAGAACAAGCCGAAGCCACCGGTGATCATCACGCGGGAGAGCGCCAACACGCTGCGCGCCCACATCCTGGAGGTCGGGAGCGGCTGCGACGTGTTCGAGTGCATCTCCACGTACGCGTGCCGGCGGCAGCGCGGTGTGTGCGTGCTCAGCGGCAGCGGCGTGGTGACCAACGTGACGCTGCGGCAGCCGTCGGCGCCGGCTGGATCCGTGGTCACGCTGCACGGCAGGTTCGAGATCCTGTCACTCTCGGGCTCCTTCCTCCCGCCACCGGCTCCACCCGGCGCCACAAGCCTCACCATATTCCTCGCGGGAGGGCAGGGCCAGGTTGTCGGCGGCAACGTCGTGGGCGCGCTCTATGCCGCGGGCCCCGTTATTGTGATCGCGGCCTCCTTCGCCAACGTCGCCTACGAGCGCCTCCcgctcgaggacgagcaagaggcccaggctgcggcggcggcggcggggatgcaGATGCAGCAGCCGGGTGATACCGATGCCGCGGGCGGCATGGGCGGGGGCGGCGTGCCGTTCCCTCCCGACCCGTCGGCAGCTGGGCTGCCGTTCTTCAACCAGCTTCCTCTCGGCAACATGGGTGGAGGCGGTGCTGGGTCGCAGCTCCCACCCGGCGCCGACGGCCACGGATGGGGCGGCGGACGGCCGCAGTTCTGACAGACTGGTGCTTGCTGGGAGAGATCGATCGATGTAATTGCTGTCAGAGGAAGAGAGAAGGCGACATGACACAAGAAACAAAATGAGCAACCACAAGGGTTCAGGGCAGTTTGCAAAAGGTTAGCGCCAGGCATGAACAACTCAAGGATACCATCTATCTACTGAACAATTTCTACATCTCTGTACAATTTCGTAGTATTTTGCCGATCTATTCCCTGGTTATGCTGTT includes these proteins:
- the LOC124678187 gene encoding AT-hook motif nuclear-localized protein 23-like, whose protein sequence is MAGLDLGTAATRYVHQFHHLHPDLQLQQQQQQNSYVNAKQQQHDPADDNDNNGNYGGNGNYGGGGENNDGGSSSSGPAGDGGGGGGHGDVVARRPRGRPPGSKNKPKPPVIITRESANTLRAHILEVGSGCDVFECISTYACRRQRGVCVLSGSGVVTNVTLRQPSAPAGSVVTLHGRFEILSLSGSFLPPPAPPGATSLTIFLAGGQGQVVGGNVVGALYAAGPVIVIAASFANVAYERLPLEDEQEAQAAAAAAGMQMQQPGDTDAAGGMGGGGVPFPPDPSAAGLPFFNQLPLGNMGGGGAGSQLPPGADGHGWGGGRPQF